In the Sphingomonas sp. LM7 genome, one interval contains:
- a CDS encoding SDR family NAD(P)-dependent oxidoreductase: MSTHILVTGSSRGIGAAIAETLTRDGVRIVGQGTRSGIAADFADPAAPQALWAKALDALDGRIDVLINNAGIFEATPLDLDHDDWVAGWEKTMRVNLTASAELCRLAVRHWQAEGRPGRIVNIASRAAYRGDSPAHWHYAASKAGMVGMTKSIARGYAAQGILAFAICPGFTMTGMAEDYLESRGGDKLLADIPLGRVADPEEVAKLARFCALDAPPSMTGAVLDINGASYVR, encoded by the coding sequence ATGTCTACTCACATCCTCGTCACCGGAAGCAGCCGCGGCATCGGCGCGGCGATCGCAGAGACCCTCACGCGCGATGGCGTGCGCATCGTCGGGCAGGGCACGCGCAGCGGCATCGCTGCCGACTTCGCCGATCCCGCCGCGCCGCAGGCGCTGTGGGCCAAGGCGCTCGATGCGCTCGACGGGCGGATCGACGTGCTGATCAACAATGCCGGCATCTTCGAGGCAACGCCGCTCGATCTCGACCATGACGACTGGGTCGCGGGCTGGGAGAAGACGATGCGCGTCAACCTGACTGCGTCGGCCGAACTCTGCCGCCTGGCAGTGCGCCACTGGCAGGCCGAGGGGCGGCCGGGGCGGATCGTCAACATCGCCAGCCGCGCCGCCTATCGCGGCGACAGTCCTGCGCATTGGCATTATGCCGCCTCCAAGGCGGGAATGGTCGGCATGACCAAGTCGATCGCACGCGGCTATGCGGCGCAGGGCATCCTCGCCTTCGCGATCTGCCCGGGCTTCACCATGACCGGCATGGCCGAGGACTATCTGGAGAGCCGCGGCGGCGACAAATTGCTCGCCGATATCCCGCTGGGCCGCGTCGCCGATCCCGAGGAAGTCGCCAAGCTGGCACGCTTCTGCGCGCTCGATGCGCCGCCCTCGATGACCGGCGCGGTGCTCGACATCAACGGAGCCAGCTATGTCCGCTGA
- a CDS encoding triacylglycerol lipase, translated as MVLRLAVPASADVPPPRLALLSEWPRAAWGLGRLIAEWKTLDDVPRGDGRPVILLPGLVNSDRSNFVMRRYLKRLGYRAEGWHLGRNLGVRAIGQDGELLMARVAALHAKTGQKVTLIGVSLGGIMARIAAHRHPELVREVITISSPFAGPPTCTNVWRQFEWLTGEKVGDPAVNARLAEAAKPLPVPATSIWSHSDGLVNGLICREPEGSDARAIEVSSSHLWVQMKPEVLRAVAQVLGRGAD; from the coding sequence GTGGTTCTGAGACTTGCCGTTCCCGCCTCCGCAGACGTTCCGCCGCCCCGGCTGGCGCTGCTCTCCGAATGGCCGCGCGCGGCATGGGGCCTGGGGCGGCTGATTGCCGAATGGAAGACGCTCGACGATGTGCCGAGGGGTGATGGGCGACCGGTGATATTGCTGCCCGGGCTGGTTAATTCGGACCGCTCGAATTTCGTGATGCGGCGCTATCTCAAGCGGCTCGGCTATCGCGCAGAGGGCTGGCATCTCGGGCGCAATCTGGGCGTGCGGGCAATCGGGCAGGATGGCGAGCTGCTGATGGCGCGAGTCGCGGCGCTGCATGCGAAGACGGGCCAGAAGGTGACGCTGATCGGGGTGTCGCTGGGCGGGATCATGGCGCGGATCGCGGCGCACCGGCATCCGGAGCTGGTGCGCGAGGTCATCACGATCAGCTCGCCGTTCGCGGGGCCGCCGACCTGCACCAATGTCTGGCGCCAGTTCGAATGGCTGACCGGCGAGAAGGTCGGCGATCCGGCGGTCAATGCGCGGCTGGCGGAGGCGGCCAAGCCGCTGCCGGTGCCGGCGACGTCGATCTGGAGCCACAGCGACGGGCTGGTCAACGGTCTGATCTGCCGCGAGCCGGAAGGGTCGGATGCGCGAGCGATCGAAGTCAGCAGCAGCCATTTATGGGTACAGATGAAGCCCGAAGTGCTGCGCGCGGTGGCGCAGGTGCTGGGTCGGGGCGCGGACTAG
- the sdhC gene encoding succinate dehydrogenase, cytochrome b556 subunit, producing MANVRSPARPLSPHLSIWKWGPSMAVSIVHRVTGSGMATVGTILFVWWLAAMASGPAAYAAFLDLFTLSSGKLNVAGYIVGIGLTLSFFQHMASGVRHLFLDAGANFELGANKRTALATFVVAIVATAAFWVFLLEKSNG from the coding sequence TTGGCCAATGTCCGCAGCCCTGCGCGGCCGCTCTCGCCGCACCTATCGATCTGGAAGTGGGGACCCTCGATGGCGGTCTCGATCGTCCATCGCGTCACCGGTTCGGGCATGGCGACGGTCGGCACGATCCTGTTCGTCTGGTGGCTGGCGGCAATGGCCTCGGGACCGGCGGCCTATGCCGCGTTCCTCGATCTGTTCACGCTCAGCTCGGGCAAGCTCAACGTTGCCGGCTATATCGTCGGGATCGGACTGACGCTGTCGTTCTTCCAGCACATGGCATCGGGCGTGCGGCATCTGTTCCTCGACGCCGGCGCGAATTTCGAACTTGGCGCGAACAAGCGCACCGCGCTCGCGACCTTCGTCGTCGCCATCGTCGCCACCGCAGCCTTCTGGGTCTTCCTGCTGGAGAAGAGCAATGGGTAA
- a CDS encoding 50S ribosomal protein L11 methyltransferase, with amino-acid sequence MSAEVDSWKVTLPCTRAEAEAIDAGEFALDAVLMTTEEVEDDVERWRLDAYMEDAPDAAMLDALRALAPSAAGVEPAIEALTPEDWVAMSQAGLEPIREGRFVVHTSAHPVDAPEGGRAFLIDAGRAFGTGHHATTSGCLRMLDAMAARDFASVIDVGTGTGLLAFAAAHLWPEARIVATDIDPSAIDVTRINAADNGVEGLELIVADGALSDTITARAPYDLLIANILAGPLVSMAPELAAVAASRATIVLAGLLETQREQVVAAFAACGCALEEVDRRGDWTILRLSAGEARYVPSTPPDPKGRDGWALDI; translated from the coding sequence ATGTCCGCTGAGGTCGACAGCTGGAAGGTGACGCTGCCGTGCACCCGCGCGGAAGCCGAGGCGATCGATGCCGGCGAGTTCGCGCTCGACGCCGTGCTGATGACTACCGAAGAGGTCGAGGACGATGTCGAGCGCTGGCGGCTCGACGCCTATATGGAGGACGCGCCCGACGCGGCAATGCTCGATGCGTTGCGCGCGCTGGCGCCGAGTGCGGCAGGAGTCGAACCCGCGATCGAGGCGCTGACGCCCGAGGATTGGGTGGCGATGAGCCAGGCGGGGCTTGAGCCGATCCGGGAAGGGCGGTTCGTGGTGCATACCAGCGCGCATCCGGTCGATGCGCCCGAGGGTGGCCGCGCATTTCTGATCGATGCCGGACGCGCGTTCGGGACCGGGCATCACGCGACGACTTCGGGGTGTCTCAGGATGCTCGATGCGATGGCGGCGCGGGACTTCGCCAGCGTCATCGACGTGGGCACCGGGACCGGGCTGCTGGCGTTCGCGGCGGCGCATCTCTGGCCCGAGGCGCGAATCGTCGCGACCGATATCGACCCTTCTGCGATCGACGTGACCCGGATCAATGCCGCCGATAACGGCGTGGAAGGGCTGGAGCTGATCGTCGCCGACGGCGCGCTCAGCGATACGATCACCGCGCGGGCGCCCTATGACCTGCTGATCGCCAATATTCTTGCCGGGCCGTTGGTGTCGATGGCGCCCGAGCTTGCGGCGGTCGCCGCTTCGCGGGCGACGATCGTGCTGGCGGGATTGCTGGAGACGCAGCGCGAGCAGGTGGTCGCGGCGTTCGCGGCGTGCGGCTGCGCACTGGAGGAAGTCGATCGCCGCGGGGATTGGACGATCCTGCGCCTGAGCGCGGGCGAAGCGCGCTACGTGCCGAGCACGCCGCCCGATCCCAAGGGGCGTGACGGCTGGGCGCTCGATATCTGA
- a CDS encoding DUF6882 domain-containing protein — translation MKFLDSLFGKKEKPAPIEEPAASDDADAVVDVIFERADAELQLKTEAAMGLWGLGSGESWAADLEAGTITFVNAKGWEINAPVQVIGTLNTADGTWLWGWDHPSVPAPVSLHAGLVRDFGAQHGLEALTTRKIEADETDGWTFAALACHLAGAQGAYRGPAGDALVFMTYGEVSIRDPNAG, via the coding sequence ATGAAGTTCCTCGATTCGCTGTTCGGCAAGAAGGAAAAACCCGCGCCGATCGAGGAACCTGCCGCATCCGATGATGCCGATGCAGTCGTCGATGTTATTTTCGAGCGCGCCGACGCCGAACTGCAGCTGAAGACCGAAGCCGCGATGGGCTTGTGGGGGCTGGGATCGGGCGAGAGCTGGGCCGCCGATCTCGAGGCGGGGACGATCACTTTCGTCAATGCCAAGGGTTGGGAGATCAATGCTCCGGTGCAGGTGATCGGCACGCTCAATACCGCCGACGGCACCTGGCTGTGGGGCTGGGACCATCCTTCGGTGCCCGCGCCGGTTTCCCTACACGCCGGCCTTGTCCGCGATTTCGGCGCGCAGCACGGCCTCGAAGCGCTCACGACGCGCAAGATCGAGGCCGACGAGACCGACGGCTGGACCTTCGCCGCACTCGCCTGCCATCTCGCCGGCGCGCAGGGCGCCTATCGCGGCCCCGCCGGCGACGCGCTGGTGTTCATGACCTATGGCGAAGTCAGCATCCGCGATCCCAACGCCGGCTGA
- a CDS encoding NUDIX domain-containing protein yields MQNEPRVGCGAAIIADGRILLVQRRTMPEAGSWGLAGGKIDLFETALDATVREVREELGIDIEAPELLCFTDQIDRANAIHWVAPVYLVERFEGTPRNVEPEKHAAVEWFALDALPAPLTSATVQALAAWRRR; encoded by the coding sequence ATGCAGAACGAACCCAGAGTGGGCTGCGGCGCCGCCATCATCGCCGATGGGCGCATCCTGCTGGTACAGCGAAGGACTATGCCCGAAGCAGGAAGCTGGGGGCTGGCGGGCGGCAAGATCGACTTGTTCGAAACCGCGCTCGACGCGACCGTCCGCGAAGTCCGCGAGGAACTGGGCATCGACATCGAGGCGCCCGAATTGCTGTGCTTCACCGACCAGATCGACCGCGCGAACGCCATCCATTGGGTCGCGCCGGTCTATCTGGTCGAGCGTTTCGAAGGCACGCCGCGCAACGTCGAGCCCGAAAAGCACGCCGCCGTCGAATGGTTCGCGCTCGACGCTCTGCCCGCCCCGCTCACCAGCGCGACGGTCCAGGCGCTCGCCGCCTGGCGCCGGCGCTAG
- a CDS encoding methyl-accepting chemotaxis protein yields the protein MVGRREPGRWSGGTRSVEEHRRVYDWDGAVLPACAEIDAMLEGHHEEIARAFWKHFLEMPASAPMRAAFESERDFEEQVQMGARYSRLKFAAAFTEEWVEMACGYAAQTYAGGVPLPAVLASFAYAHSTIMRVIRDKVTDADRLGRLCDVVQRLAMAEADLMAGHLGATDAAQVSEERRDSSARFRASISESIEGATALGNRIRVQAQGASSSARGMLGKASEVAAAAEQSAVAMREAAQTAAGLIRAIEDARNEVEAAADIATRASSQAGAAVGMSEMLSDHAKSIESILGLIRDIAGQTNLLALNATIEAARAGDAGRGFAVVAQEVKSLASQTARATDDIAAKIASIQSATKSTVETNASIRSTVNEVQESANRIRAAMEVQAQTVTAITAAVDETALAADSMSATIGAIREDTKTVTSEIDTLQQDVAEVDDRLNQLRSAAETFSTSVAA from the coding sequence ATGGTAGGACGGCGCGAACCGGGACGTTGGAGCGGGGGCACCCGCTCGGTCGAGGAGCATCGGCGAGTCTACGACTGGGACGGGGCGGTTCTGCCGGCCTGTGCTGAGATCGACGCGATGCTCGAAGGGCATCACGAGGAGATCGCGCGCGCCTTCTGGAAGCATTTCCTGGAGATGCCGGCCAGCGCACCGATGCGCGCCGCCTTCGAGAGCGAACGCGACTTCGAAGAGCAGGTCCAGATGGGCGCACGGTATTCGCGGTTGAAGTTCGCCGCTGCCTTCACCGAGGAATGGGTGGAGATGGCGTGCGGCTATGCCGCGCAGACCTATGCCGGCGGCGTGCCGCTTCCCGCGGTGCTCGCCTCCTTCGCCTATGCCCATAGCACGATCATGCGGGTGATCCGCGACAAGGTCACCGACGCCGACCGGCTGGGCCGGCTGTGCGACGTCGTCCAGCGGCTGGCGATGGCCGAAGCCGATCTGATGGCGGGCCATCTCGGCGCGACCGACGCGGCGCAGGTCAGCGAGGAACGCCGCGACAGTTCGGCGCGATTCCGCGCCAGCATCAGTGAATCGATCGAAGGCGCCACGGCGCTGGGCAACCGTATCCGCGTCCAGGCGCAGGGGGCATCAAGCTCTGCGCGGGGCATGCTGGGCAAGGCGAGCGAAGTTGCTGCCGCTGCCGAGCAGTCGGCCGTGGCGATGCGCGAAGCTGCGCAGACCGCCGCGGGCCTGATCCGTGCGATCGAGGATGCCCGCAACGAAGTCGAGGCGGCCGCCGATATCGCCACGCGCGCGTCGAGCCAGGCTGGCGCCGCGGTGGGCATGTCCGAGATGCTGTCCGATCATGCCAAGTCGATCGAATCGATCCTCGGGCTGATCCGCGACATTGCCGGGCAGACCAATTTGCTCGCGCTCAACGCGACGATCGAAGCTGCCCGTGCGGGCGATGCCGGCCGCGGCTTTGCCGTGGTCGCGCAGGAAGTGAAGAGCCTCGCCAGCCAGACGGCGCGGGCGACCGACGACATCGCCGCCAAGATCGCGTCGATCCAGTCGGCAACCAAGTCGACGGTGGAGACCAATGCCTCGATCCGATCGACGGTCAACGAAGTGCAGGAAAGCGCCAACCGCATCCGCGCGGCGATGGAAGTCCAGGCGCAGACGGTGACGGCGATCACCGCGGCGGTCGACGAGACCGCACTCGCCGCCGATTCGATGTCGGCGACGATCGGGGCGATCCGCGAAGACACCAAGACGGTAACCAGCGAGATCGACACGCTTCAGCAGGACGTCGCCGAAGTCGACGACAGGCTCAATCAGCTGCGTTCCGCCGCGGAGACATTTTCGACTTCGGTCGCTGCCTAG
- a CDS encoding methyl-accepting chemotaxis protein yields MSARIDIRARLRVFDVEGSLARSSRDAWEMLEPEIKSVSEAYWQQWLHCFADQRSWATDDTAKMIDLGVVFLKNRFLDLQGNAWLESIERSVAAAYAADVPPMALLSMISASDRAALQVLIRRVGTDDTRLAALIDTLMRLSALEGDITVELYNLYREHSSQTARDRLAAEFRDSIGLTVENASREGDQLRIQAVHTSASARGMLGKASEVAAAAEQSAVAMREAAQTAAGLIRAIEDARTEVEAAADIATRASSQAGAAVGMSEMLSDHAKSIESILGLIRDIAGQTNLLALNATIEAARAGDAGRGFAVVAQEVKSLANQTARATDDIAAKIASIQSATRSTVETNASIRETVSEVQESANRIRSAMEVQAQTVTAITAAVDETALAADSMSATIGAIREDTETVASEIDRVGQGFAALDSQLGTLKFSASDFVSKVAA; encoded by the coding sequence ATGAGCGCCCGGATCGACATTCGCGCCCGGCTGCGCGTGTTCGATGTCGAAGGATCGCTGGCGCGTTCGAGCCGCGACGCGTGGGAGATGCTGGAGCCCGAGATCAAATCGGTATCCGAAGCCTATTGGCAGCAATGGCTGCATTGCTTCGCCGACCAGCGCAGCTGGGCGACCGACGATACCGCCAAGATGATCGATCTCGGCGTGGTGTTCCTCAAGAACCGTTTCCTCGACCTGCAGGGCAATGCGTGGCTCGAATCGATCGAACGCTCGGTCGCCGCCGCCTATGCAGCCGACGTGCCGCCGATGGCGCTGCTGTCGATGATCAGCGCCAGCGATCGTGCGGCGCTGCAGGTGCTGATTCGCCGCGTCGGCACCGACGATACCCGCCTCGCAGCACTGATCGACACGCTGATGCGGCTGTCGGCACTCGAGGGCGACATCACCGTCGAGCTTTATAACCTGTATCGCGAACACAGCTCGCAGACCGCGCGCGACCGGCTTGCCGCCGAATTCCGCGACTCGATCGGGCTGACCGTCGAGAATGCGTCGCGCGAAGGCGACCAGCTCCGCATCCAGGCAGTGCATACTTCGGCTTCGGCACGCGGGATGTTGGGCAAGGCGAGCGAAGTCGCCGCCGCTGCCGAGCAATCGGCCGTGGCGATGCGCGAAGCCGCGCAGACTGCCGCGGGCCTGATCCGCGCGATCGAGGACGCGCGCACCGAAGTGGAGGCAGCAGCCGACATCGCCACGCGCGCGTCGAGCCAGGCGGGCGCCGCGGTGGGCATGTCCGAAATGCTGTCCGATCATGCCAAGTCGATCGAATCGATCCTCGGCCTGATCCGCGACATCGCCGGGCAGACCAATCTGCTCGCGCTCAATGCGACGATCGAAGCTGCCCGTGCCGGCGACGCCGGCCGCGGCTTCGCGGTGGTTGCGCAGGAAGTGAAGAGTCTCGCCAACCAGACTGCCCGCGCCACCGACGACATCGCTGCGAAGATCGCGTCGATCCAGTCGGCGACGCGCAGCACGGTCGAGACCAATGCCTCGATCCGCGAGACGGTGAGCGAAGTGCAGGAAAGCGCCAACCGCATCCGCAGCGCAATGGAAGTCCAGGCGCAGACGGTGACGGCGATCACCGCGGCGGTCGATGAGACCGCGCTCGCCGCCGATTCGATGTCGGCGACGATCGGCGCGATCCGCGAGGACACCGAGACGGTGGCATCCGAAATCGACCGGGTTGGCCAGGGCTTTGCTGCCCTCGACAGCCAACTCGGCACCTTGAAGTTCAGTGCCAGCGACTTCGTATCGAAAGTCGCGGCCTAG
- the phhA gene encoding phenylalanine 4-monooxygenase — MTKDTQILERPPEGAAADWTIPQNWQAYSAQEHATWDTLFERQAKLLPGRASEAYLKGLDALRLSESGIPNFEELSARLMKLTGWQVVAVPGLVPDEVFFDHMANRRFVAGNFIRRPDQLDYLQEPDVFHDVFGHVPMLADPVFADYLEAYGRGGVRAMELGALKQLGRLYWYTVEFGLVQEAEGLRIYGAGIVSSSAESRFALDDPSPNRIGFDLKRVMRTDYRIDDFQQNYFVIPSFDELLRTTLETDFAPLYDEILPQPDIPIAEILPSDAVLTQGTQEYARSRA, encoded by the coding sequence ATGACAAAGGACACCCAGATACTCGAACGCCCCCCCGAAGGCGCCGCCGCCGACTGGACGATACCGCAGAATTGGCAGGCGTACAGCGCGCAGGAACACGCCACCTGGGACACGCTGTTCGAGCGCCAGGCCAAGCTGCTCCCGGGCCGTGCGTCCGAAGCGTATCTCAAGGGGCTCGACGCGCTGCGCCTGTCCGAATCAGGCATCCCCAATTTCGAGGAATTGTCCGCGCGGCTGATGAAGCTCACCGGCTGGCAGGTCGTCGCGGTGCCGGGGCTGGTCCCCGACGAGGTATTCTTCGATCACATGGCCAATCGCCGTTTCGTCGCGGGCAATTTCATCCGCCGCCCCGATCAGCTCGACTATCTCCAGGAGCCGGACGTCTTCCATGACGTGTTCGGCCATGTCCCGATGCTCGCCGACCCGGTATTCGCCGACTATCTCGAAGCCTATGGCCGCGGCGGCGTCCGCGCGATGGAGCTGGGCGCGTTGAAGCAGCTCGGGCGGCTCTATTGGTACACCGTCGAATTCGGGCTGGTGCAAGAGGCCGAAGGGCTGCGCATCTACGGCGCGGGCATCGTCTCGAGCTCGGCCGAAAGCCGCTTCGCGCTCGACGACCCCAGCCCCAACCGCATCGGCTTCGACTTGAAGCGGGTGATGCGCACCGACTATCGGATCGACGATTTCCAGCAGAACTACTTCGTCATCCCCAGCTTCGACGAGCTGCTCCGCACCACGCTCGAAACCGATTTCGCCCCGCTCTACGACGAGATTCTGCCGCAACCGGATATCCCCATCGCCGAGATATTGCCAAGCGACGCAGTCCTAACCCAAGGTACGCAGGAGTATGCACGGAGCCGCGCCTGA
- a CDS encoding TIGR02117 family protein: protein MRTLLGLGAMVLCYVAAGLVGSAIPANDEWVPPARGVTVYVADNGIHTDLVLPVSAEGVAWDDLLRPEHLADPRRAAASHIAFGWGDRDFYLNTPTWWDVSPIRVGKALVGASATVMHVSRIAAPRVGPNVKAVVLRPDEYRRLAAFIRANFGEGAPARGYGGSDAFYVAQGGYSAIRTCNAWTGKALRAAGVRVGKWTPFPSGVMQWF from the coding sequence ATGCGAACGTTGCTCGGGCTGGGCGCAATGGTTCTATGCTACGTCGCGGCGGGCCTGGTGGGAAGCGCGATCCCGGCCAATGACGAGTGGGTGCCGCCGGCGCGGGGCGTGACCGTCTATGTCGCCGACAACGGCATCCACACCGATCTGGTGCTGCCGGTTTCGGCGGAGGGGGTGGCGTGGGACGATTTGCTCAGGCCCGAGCATCTCGCCGATCCGCGCCGGGCCGCAGCAAGCCATATCGCGTTCGGCTGGGGCGATCGCGACTTCTATCTGAACACGCCGACGTGGTGGGACGTGAGCCCGATTCGGGTGGGCAAGGCGCTGGTCGGCGCGAGCGCCACGGTGATGCACGTGTCGCGCATTGCAGCGCCGCGCGTCGGCCCGAACGTCAAGGCGGTGGTGTTGCGGCCCGACGAATATCGGCGGCTGGCGGCGTTCATCCGCGCGAATTTCGGCGAGGGCGCGCCGGCTCGGGGCTATGGCGGCAGCGATGCGTTCTATGTCGCGCAGGGCGGATATAGCGCGATCCGCACCTGCAATGCCTGGACCGGCAAGGCACTGCGTGCGGCGGGCGTACGAGTCGGCAAATGGACGCCGTTTCCATCGGGAGTGATGCAGTGGTTCTGA
- the sdhD gene encoding succinate dehydrogenase, hydrophobic membrane anchor protein, translating into MGNGTEIGRVRGLGSAHQGAEGWWHHKISAGSNLALVLWFILSIALLPGYDYATITAWLAQPAAAVPLILLVFSVFYHFHHGLTVVIEDYQHDHTRFVLLLLLKYFTIATATLAIFSILKVAFTAGAAL; encoded by the coding sequence ATGGGTAACGGCACCGAAATCGGCCGCGTGCGCGGCCTCGGCTCCGCCCATCAGGGCGCCGAGGGCTGGTGGCACCACAAGATCAGCGCGGGATCGAACCTGGCGCTCGTCCTCTGGTTCATCCTCTCGATCGCGCTGCTGCCCGGCTATGACTATGCAACGATCACCGCCTGGCTGGCCCAGCCCGCTGCCGCAGTGCCGCTGATCCTGCTGGTGTTCAGCGTCTTCTACCACTTCCACCACGGCCTCACCGTGGTGATCGAGGATTACCAGCACGATCACACACGCTTCGTGCTGCTGCTCCTGCTCAAGTATTTCACTATCGCCACCGCGACGCTGGCGATCTTCTCGATCCTCAAGGTCGCCTTCACTGCCGGAGCCGCGCTCTGA